DNA sequence from the Malus domestica chromosome 06, GDT2T_hap1 genome:
TGTAGGCACTTTATAAAAGATTTTCTAACAACCTTTCGTGGGAATGTAGAGGGTCAATCGGAAAATATTGTACAAGATATTGAAAACATGGTTCGCTCCTACATTGAGAAGGTAATATCCATTGgaatgttttctttttcaaatttttactaTCCTGAACCATATTGTCTGATAAACATTTTATGCAGCCCAACTGTATAATTCTAGCTATTTCACCTGCCAATCAAGATCTTGCTACATCTGATGCAATTAGGATCTCTCGCGAAGTGGATCCAACAGGTAACCCTAATACTATTTTCTACATATTGTAAATATTCTCTTGCTATATTCACATTCTTGTGCATCATGGTTTCTAAGAAAAGGTTCAGCTAATCAAGGAATCATTATATCAATATACTGAAATGTGATATCTTGTAGTCGTGGCCACAATGGACTACCATGTCTTGCAAAAGTATGTAGGAAACTATAGATGTGGAAGGATTCAGTATATTCCCTTTCTTTTTGCAGGGGAGAGGACACTTGGAGTCTTGACAAAGATTGATCTTATGGACAAGGGTACTGATGCAGTTGAAGTAAGTTGGCCTAGTATCTTGTTTTAAATGTGAGACTGGATAATTTGGTAAACAACCATTAACAAGTATAAAGTATTAAAGAATTCTTGGTTTATTGCTCAAAATATCTTTCTTTGACTTTTTTATAGTCCAGAAAAGTTTTATTTATAGCTACATATTTCAAGAATTGTTTAGGATAAAGAGATATCTTGGCTGATTCATATCAATCCATATGAAAAGTTTTATTTAGTCATACATTTTCTTggttttgttatgaaagttcAAATATATCACAAGTCCATAAAGTCCATATCTTCAACAAGTTCCTCCCAttttgagattttattttttatttttttatggagTGCTAGACTCAATTATGACATACATATAACAGTGTCCACTCCAGATCAAGCCtgcatataaacatacatattTAGTCTCTTTTTGAGTCACAATGAGTAGCAAATCTCAAATTTTAGTGGTCACTTGGCAATACATACATTTTGGATAACCTTATTTAATAGATGGAAGCTGCATAATTTTGCATTTTTATATCCTGACTCCTGATTTTCTGTTCCTTTTTGGGTTTCTTAGATATTGGAAGGAAAGTCATATCGGCTAAAGTTTCCTTGGGTTGGGGTTGTGAATCGCTCACAAGCAGATATTAACAAGAATGTTGACATGATTGCTGCCAGGCGTAGAGAACGTGAGTATTTTTCTACCACCCCAGAATACAAGCACCTTGCTCACAGAATGGGTTCTGAGCATCTAGCAAAAATGCTTTCTAAGGTATGAAATTGATACCCTACTTCAATCTGATTTTGGTATACTATAACAAGAAATCAAGTTAGTAGCTCTTTTATATTTACCTTGGGTTAATCGTGGTTGCCATCACTAAATTCTTGTGATGGTTACTGTCTCAGCATTTGGAAACTGTAATTAAGTCAAAAATTCCGGGCATCCAGTCCCTTATTAGCAAGACTGTTGCTGAACTTGAAACTGAACTGAGTCGTCTTGGAAAGCCCATTTCTGCTGACGCTGGAGTAAGtttgctttgtttttcattgtattCTTTTGAAATGTCTTGCTTTTAAAGTCAAGTGATTATGAAGATTGACCTCTATTTTTAACTTTTACAAGAGTTGCTACTGATTGATTGCTTTGGCCTTGCAGGGTAAACTGTATACCATCATGGAGATTTGTCGCTTTTTTGATGGGATATATAAAGAACATCTTGATGGCGTGTATGTATCTACCACACTAATCTTTTACAATACTGGTGCTTGGCTCAATATTTATTGTCTGTTATGATTTAATAGTCTTATACTAATATGTTCTTCTTATCCACAGGCGTCCAGGTGGTGATAAGATTTACAATGTTTTTGATAATCAGCTTCCTGCTGCTCTGAAAAGATTGCAATTTGACAAGCAGCTTTCAATGGAAAATATACGAAAGCTCATTACTGAAGCTGATGGATATCAACCTCATCTTATAGCTCCTGAACAAGGTTATCGTCGTCTCATTGAATCCTCTGTAGTTAGCATAAGAGGTCCTGCTGAGGCAGCTGTTGATGCGGTATGATTATAGGTTTCCTTTCCTTCTGTGCAAAATGTTGGTAATTACTTTATCACGCTGCTTGTGCTAAGATGAGttattttgaactttttgttATACCAGGTTCACATCATTTTGAAGGATCTGGTTCACAAGGCTATCAGTGAGACTCCAGTATGTTCACAACCATGTTCAATTAGTTCTTCCATTGATTTTTCTGTCCTTTTGTTATCTTTTGGTGTTAGTCTCGTTTTACTGTCCATTTCctcgtttttgttttttgttttcatctTGTATTAACGCTGCCCTCATTGTCTTACAGGAGTTAAAGCAATATCCTGCTCTCAGAGTAGAGGTTACAAATGCAGCTACTGAGTCGCTCGAGAGAATGAGAGAACAAAGCAAGA
Encoded proteins:
- the LOC114825325 gene encoding dynamin-related protein 5A is translated as MENLISLVNKIQRACTALGDYGEGSALPTLWDSLPAIAVVGGQSSGKSSVLESIVGKDFLPRGSGIVTRRPLVLQLHKIDEGSREYAEFLHLPRKRFTDFAAVRKEISDETDRETGRSKQISSVPIHLSIYSPNVVNLTLIDLPGLTKVAVEGQSENIVQDIENMVRSYIEKPNCIILAISPANQDLATSDAIRISREVDPTGERTLGVLTKIDLMDKGTDAVEILEGKSYRLKFPWVGVVNRSQADINKNVDMIAARRREREYFSTTPEYKHLAHRMGSEHLAKMLSKHLETVIKSKIPGIQSLISKTVAELETELSRLGKPISADAGGKLYTIMEICRFFDGIYKEHLDGVRPGGDKIYNVFDNQLPAALKRLQFDKQLSMENIRKLITEADGYQPHLIAPEQGYRRLIESSVVSIRGPAEAAVDAVHIILKDLVHKAISETPELKQYPALRVEVTNAATESLERMREQSKKATLQLVDMECSYLTVDFFRKLPQDIDKGGNPSHSLFDRYNDSYLRRIGSNVLAYVNMVCASLRNSIPKSVVYCQVREAKRSLLDHFFTDLGKLETKRLSSLLNEDPAVMERRTSLAKRLELYRSAQAEMDSVAWAK